GACCACGTCCGGGAGGCCTCGATCCGCCCGAACGCGCTGATCGCGCTCTCGCTCCCCTTCGCGCTCCTCTCGAAGGAGCAGGCGAAGCGCCTGCTCGACGTCGTCGAGGAGAAGCTCCTCACCCCCGTCGGCCTGCGCTCGCTCGCCCCCGGGGATCCGGCCTACCGGCCGGTCTACCAGGGCGGGCCCGCCGAGCGCGACGCGGCCTATCACCAGGGGACGGTGTGGCTGTGGCTGCTCGGCCCCTACGTCAACGCGCTGCTGCGCACGCAGGGGGCCGCCGGGAAGGCCAAGGCGGCGAAGCTCTTCGACGCGCTTCCCGCGCACCTTGCCGAGGGTTGCGTCGGGCAACTCTCCGAGATCTTCGACGGCGAGCCGCCGCACGCCGCGCGCGGCTGTCCCGCGCAGGCGTGGAGCGTCGCCGAGGTCCTGCGCGCGTGGACCCTCGTCGAGTCGAGGCCGTCGGCGTCGAAGAAGAAGCCGTACCGGATCGTCCCGGTGAAGGCCGAGGGGAAGGCGAAGTCGAGGAAGAAGGCGAAGGGTCCCGAAGCGCAGCCCTGATCACACCGGGAGCCTTACCTTCGCGACGCACCCCGCGGTGTCCCGGCGATTCTCCAGGGCGAGGCTTCCGCCGTGCGCCTCCGCGATCTGCCTCGCGAGGACGAGGCCGATCCCGCTCCCGCCGGGCTTCGTCGTGAAGAACGGGACGAACAGGTTCGACGGATCGGCGAGCCCGGGGCCGTCGTCCTCGACGCGGACCTCGACGACGTTCCCCGAGAGCACCCACGCCAGCCGCACCGCGCCGCCGGTCTCGAGCGACGCCTCGGCGGCGTTGCGGATCAGGTTGATCAGCATCGGGTCGAGCTGATCCCGGTCGCCGCGCAGGCGGACGTCGGGGCCCCCCGCGATCTCGATCGGCACGCGCCTCTCGAGCGAGGCTGCGTCGTGAATCCACGTCGCGACGGCGACGACGCCGGGGGACGGCTTCGGCAGGCGCGCGAGGCGGGTGTATCCCTCGAGGAATCGCGCCAGCGAGGCCGCGCGCTCCCTCACGACGGTCAGGCCCCGCTCGAGGTCCTCGCGCACGGCGGGATCGGGGTGCGGCGCGCGGCGCGCGCGGCTTTCGAGGCTCTCGGCGATCGAGCGGATCGGTCCCAAGGAGTTCCCCATCTCGTGCCCGAGGACGCGGATCAGGCGCAGCCACGCCGTTCGCTCCTCCTCGCGCAGGAGGTCGCCGAGGTTCGTCACGACGACGAGCCGCATGGGGCGACCGCGCTCGCGGAACGTCGTGCGTCGCACTCCGAAGCGCCCGGCGCCGCCGGGGAAGGCGCGGTCGATCGTCCCCGGGCCGTCGCGGAGCAGCGACTCCGCGCCGACCTCGGTCGCCGGCGAGCCGAGGAGCTGGAAGACCGGAATGGACAGCAGGCGCTCCGCCGCGCGGTTGGCGAGGCGCACGCGCCCCTCGTCGTCGAAGGCGAGGACGGCCACGTCGATCTCCTCCATCACGGTGCGAAGGAGGGCCGTCGCCTCGAGCGCCTCGCGGCGTTGCGCCGCCATCGCGTCGGCCAGGAGGTTCGCCTCGACGAGGGCGTCGCCGAGGGGATCGCCCCGCCGCGCCTCGATCGCGCGGATCGAGAAGTCGTCCTCGCGCAGGGCCGAGAGGAGGTTGGCCAGCGTCTGGAGCCGGCGCATCTCGCGGCGCCGACGCCAGCGAAGCGCCGCGAGCGCGCCCAGGCCGCACGCGGCGGCGAGCGCGAGAAACGCCCCGGCGCTCACAGTCCGTGGCGCTGGAGACGCCGGTAGAGGGCGCTTCGGCTCAGTCCCAGCGCCTCGGCCGCCTTGCTGACGTTGCCGGCGTGGCGGTCGAGAGCCTTGCGGATCAGGACGCGCTCGACGTCCTCGAGGCTCATCGCCTCGAGCGCCGTCGGGGCCGCCGGCGCGGACGGGTGGGAAAGGCCGAGGTCGCCCGCGCGCACGAGCGGCCCTTTCGCCAGGAGCACCGCCCGCTCGATCCCGTGCTCGAGCTCGCGCACGTTTCCGGGCCACAGGTGCGCGACGAGGGCGTCGAGGGCCGCCGACTCGAACCCCTCCACGGGGCGGTGGTAACGCGACGCGTGGGTCTCGAGGAAATAGGCCGCGAGCAGGGGGATGTCCTCCGGACGCTCGCGCAGCGGCGGGACGCGGATCTCCACGGTGTTCAGCCGGTACAGCAGGTCGGGACGGAAACGTCCCGCCGCGGCCTCGGCGGCGAGGTCGGCGTTGGTGGCCGCGATCACGCGCACGTTCACGCGGTGCGACCGCGAGGAGCCGACCCGCTCGAACTCCCCGCTCTCGAGGACGCGCAGCAGCTTCGCCTGCATCGCGGGGGAGAGGTTGCCGATCTCGTCGAGGAAGAGGGTCCCTCCGTCCGCGAGCTCGAACCGGCCCACGCGGTCGGTCGACGCGTCGGTGAAGGCGCCGCGGACGTGCCCGAACAGCTCGCTCTCGAAGACCCCTTCGCTCAGCCCGCCGACGTTCACGACGACCAGGGGACGCCCGGCGCGGGGGGAGGCGTCGTGCAGCGCGCGCGCCACCACCCCCTTCCCCGAGCCGTGCTCGCCGGTGATCAGGACCGCGGCCCCGGACGGGCCGACGCGTTCGATCCGCTCGAGGACGGGACGCATGGCGGACGAGCGCGCGAGCAGGCGCGGCGCCCCGTCCGAACGCAACACGCGCAGCTCGGCTTCGAGACGCTCGCCGCGGCGGAGCACCCGACCCAGCTCGACCTGCGTGCGCACGGTGGCGAGCAGCCGCGCGTTCTCCCAGGGTTTGGCGAGGAAGTCGCGCGCCCCCTTCCGCATCGCCTCGACCGCGAGGTCGACGGTCGCCCACGCGGTCATCACGACGATCGGCAGGGTCGCGTCGATCGCCCGGACGCGCGCGAGGAGGTCCAGCCCCTCGCGTCCCGACGTCGTGTCGCGGGCGTAGTTGAGGTCGAGCAGGAGCAGGTCGTGGTCGGAGGAGCCGATCGACTCGAGGACCGCCGCGGGGGAGCCCGCGGGCACGACCTCGAATCCCTCCGGGCCCAGGAGCAGGCGCACCGCCTCGAAGACCTCCCTCCGATCGTCCGCGACCAGGATCCGCGCCGGCTCCATTCCGGGTAGTACGCAACCGAGGGGCGTTTCGTTCACGGCTCCCTGAGGGCGGCGGCGGGATCGATGCGGGAGGCGCGCCGGGCGGGGCGCCACGAGGCGGTCGCCGCGAGGAGCAGGATCGCCGTCCCGGACCCCGCGAGGGAGAGCGGATCGAGGCGCGAGACGCCGTGCAGCAGCGAGGCGAGGAGGCCGGATCCCGCGAAGGCGACCGCGAGCCCGATGGCGCTTCCGAGCGCGGCGAGCCCGACCCCCTCGCCCACGACCCCGAGGAAG
The window above is part of the Candidatus Polarisedimenticolaceae bacterium genome. Proteins encoded here:
- a CDS encoding ATP-binding protein yields the protein MSAGAFLALAAACGLGALAALRWRRRREMRRLQTLANLLSALREDDFSIRAIEARRGDPLGDALVEANLLADAMAAQRREALEATALLRTVMEEIDVAVLAFDDEGRVRLANRAAERLLSIPVFQLLGSPATEVGAESLLRDGPGTIDRAFPGGAGRFGVRRTTFRERGRPMRLVVVTNLGDLLREEERTAWLRLIRVLGHEMGNSLGPIRSIAESLESRARRAPHPDPAVREDLERGLTVVRERAASLARFLEGYTRLARLPKPSPGVVAVATWIHDAASLERRVPIEIAGGPDVRLRGDRDQLDPMLINLIRNAAEASLETGGAVRLAWVLSGNVVEVRVEDDGPGLADPSNLFVPFFTTKPGGSGIGLVLARQIAEAHGGSLALENRRDTAGCVAKVRLPV
- a CDS encoding sigma-54 dependent transcriptional regulator; this translates as MEPARILVADDRREVFEAVRLLLGPEGFEVVPAGSPAAVLESIGSSDHDLLLLDLNYARDTTSGREGLDLLARVRAIDATLPIVVMTAWATVDLAVEAMRKGARDFLAKPWENARLLATVRTQVELGRVLRRGERLEAELRVLRSDGAPRLLARSSAMRPVLERIERVGPSGAAVLITGEHGSGKGVVARALHDASPRAGRPLVVVNVGGLSEGVFESELFGHVRGAFTDASTDRVGRFELADGGTLFLDEIGNLSPAMQAKLLRVLESGEFERVGSSRSHRVNVRVIAATNADLAAEAAAGRFRPDLLYRLNTVEIRVPPLRERPEDIPLLAAYFLETHASRYHRPVEGFESAALDALVAHLWPGNVRELEHGIERAVLLAKGPLVRAGDLGLSHPSAPAAPTALEAMSLEDVERVLIRKALDRHAGNVSKAAEALGLSRSALYRRLQRHGL